From the Geotrypetes seraphini chromosome 8, aGeoSer1.1, whole genome shotgun sequence genome, the window ACCTTCTTAGTGGCAGGGTGATCCCAGATGCCCTAAAAACACATTTTCCTAGAGGGCAGGTGGTGGTGTGGGTGGagaactttttggtaacagtGCAGGAGATTTGTACAGCGGTTTACATTTCCTTTTCTAAGCACTACAGCATAGATAATTCTCACTTATCAGGAAGAAGCTTTTGGGGCTTGGATATTTGAATCAGGAGCCCAGCCTTGATGCTCACTGGTTTGGTACTTTCCATCCAtctacaaaggggtgctgaaaagttctcagcacaaccaagaagggaatgatgtggtgccatgcaacttacaagttattttacatattcaccccctaagttcaacatacttggcacatcatgtctgaagtttccaaaaaatactctaatATCTGATCACTGAAATACTGCCCTGCTGCTtcaatcacctccgaatcacttaaaaattgtcaccctttctttttaaggtttggaaacagaaactaGTCAGATGAAGCAAGATCCAGTGAGTAGGGTACTGCATCAAAACATGTATTGTTTTGCCAgctttgtgagcaggtgcattgtcttgcaaaaagagaactcctttctgcagcttccctctccttttttctttcattgcCTCCTCCTAATTGCACAGCAAGTtatagtagtattctgcattaacacCTTCCTGATCTCAAAACATTGTGGCCATGACTTTTTAAGTCTCAAATTTCCTTGGCTTTGGAGAACCTgagttgttttgtctcaggatcatagtggtgtaaccatgctgcatcaacagtaactagtcatttcAAAACattggcaccagctcgctgaaaatgctgcaaaatcaacttggaattgTCCACTCaacatttctcatcagcattgaaacatttgggcacccacttggctgacagcttctgcatacctagCTGCTCATGGACTATACACCTAATACATTCtctggatatctgtagtatctCAGCAATTGCTTTGTCAATTtttgccaatctgccaaaatcaggtcatggacatggtgaacaatttcaggagttgacaccatttgaggcctcccggACCTTGCTGCATTTTCAGTCTcgatgctgaaagtttgcacaccactgatgggcatttgtcactcaatgtttgcatcatacattcatggatttccttggAGTTGGGAATAGGAGCTTCATGATGGCTCGGAATTCcatacttgaaaattccacactttttgttgacatgctTCAATCAGTGacctaaaacaatgtcaaaacatagcattatgattctgcaaattggcactttgcaaaataaaataacactttttagCCTCAGTGcgaaaataacgctcagaatttaggaaattggttgggctgagaatttttcattaCCCCCTCGTATGCTAGTCTGGAAGGGACACTAAGGTAGGAGAAATTGAACCTTACCTGCTAACTTGCTTTCCTTTACTCCCTCCAGACCACCCTAGAAACCTACCAATACTGTTATGATTTGGCCTTCTGCATTTCCCCAACATGCACAGAAGTATACAGAAACAAATTCCCTGCAGAGATAACAACATAAAATGCAGAAGGCCAAATCATAACAGTATTTATAACTTTTAATGAAAAATCCTAGGAAAAATGCTTCAAAAATATTTGTAGATATGAGCTGGAGTGTGAGCACAAGAAATGCCTATTTTAAACTTGGTGGAAAAGGTGCAAGCATGCTTTGTAGAACTTTCTCAAAAGCTTCAGTAAAGTTGGACAGTTGTTCCTGTGCAGGACTCCATTGAATAACATTGCCTACATGTGAAGATATCTGcatcctgcttgtccttgaaGAAATAGTGTGTACTAAAACTAATGCACACAGTATGAAATAGCACGTGCTACTATGAAACACAATGAAAATACACATCTTATCAGGTATTTCAGATCCAAGTTGAGggattatcatttttgtcacccttttctgttccttttctaattctgctatattgcACAGCttttataagtttcaagtttatttaaaatttcttataccgcccaatcaagccttctaggcagtgtacaaaaactCTAAAATAATGTGCTtaataaaatacttaaaaaaaaaaaaatctttattaatgaCACTGTATTGTTTGGCAGGTCAAttagggctaaaagccaaatatcctctaataacaataagcttctactcattatgacaggagttgccatacaacagattacaaataactggaaaaattgggagaggctgaattacagcctttgtgtcacattttcaaaatggaaaggataattgccgtgcagcaaggaaattttaagaaattccaggttatttgggagccattaacaagatactgtaaagattgaaattattgcatagaataaatattaattcccttttgttcatacacgtccagggtgggatgGGGAGGTGGAAATATTTTATGAATTCTTTTGTTTATAATTAATTGTTGGATATTTGATgaaagctataatttgatgatataataagtaatgttaaagtataaaatgattgtattttgtgttatacttattgtgagttttaaaaaaattaataaagatttataaaaaaaatctttattaattttcaaagctaatacaaagtgccataaaaATATAGacataacaaaataagcacttaaattccattaataacaacgcagaaaataaatatccctccctcccatccaacaatttcatcaaaaaatgaaccaaaaaattatcccctccaccctcccatcccgtcctggatatgtataaaaataaactaaaaatttaaagaaagacaactatgttgaattaacaaaagatgtcaacggtccccaaaccaatttaaatgatttacattttaaatataaACAAACTGGGAGTAACAATTGTTAAAGACGTTGACAAACTGGaacaagagggaaggaagggttagaactacaattgatagagaggAGAACATGCAAGGGGAAGaacaacaaaaggaaaggggggcTTGAAGGTAAAAACCTTTCTTGGATCATActcgcccttaaaaggacagtttatgTTGCGAAAGCATTTGTGAAGGTATTTCTTCTGTGCCTGTATGTCTCTGTTGTCTTTTTCAGGTTCTTGGATGCCCTGGGAACAACCTCCATGAAGTAGAAAATGATGAAGGGCAGAGGTTTCTAGTCAGCATGCCTACCAAGTTCAGAAAGAATATCTGGATAAAAAGAGGTGAGCAGCTGGTTGGCATTTACCACAGGGCGTACAGGGAAAGTTGAAGATTATGACTTTTTTTAAAGTGTACTAATCCCGATAGCTTGATTTTGTCTTGTGTCCCAGGAGATTTCCTTATAGTGGACCCTATCAAAGAAGGGGAGAAGGTAaaggcagaaatttcctgcataTTGTACAAAGATCACATTCGCTATCTGAAGAAAGTAGGACTGTGGTAAGCATTTCCATCTTCAATAAGTGTACAGAGAGGGGTTTATATATGGCTTGGCTTTGAGCTTCAAGGGCTTTGCACCTCCCTGCTATTTTGTAGTTGATCATATTATAGGAATACTAAGATCTTTCATACAATCCTTATCTCGTTAAAGAATGTATTTCAGAAATGCTTGGCCCTGCACACTCCCTGCTATTTTATGACAAGAcatttagggccggattctgtataggatccCCCAGTCTCTGcagctgcctaagtggcttttgagaatcgcacggcgacaccagggaatactttttcaccgaaagagtggttgatcgctggaatagacttccacttcaggtgatcgagacaagcagcgtgcctgattttaagaagaaatgggatcgtcacgtgggatctctgcacagagctaaataggggagggtcattagggtgggcagactaatgacccttatctgctgtctttttctatgtttctatgcacatAGACATCCTTCCTTctggaacacccctcccccccctcaaatgtccgcagcaggaggagtgcccaattcctcctgctgccttcCCCAGAGATCAGTGGCcggaggacaaatttgtccccttccccatccccatcccatccccgtgagttttcttgctgtccctgccccattcctataagctctgccttaaccgcacaagccttgaacacttataattttaaagtgtttaagactTGTgaaggtgaggacagagcttgcagaaatgggacagggacaggaaaaaaactcgTAGGGATAGGACGGGAAAaagagttcccgtggggatggggataaatttgtctctgtcatcccagaatgcactgtgagagaggcctaagattccgattggcctaggtgcctaaggcctctcctatggtaggagccttaggcgcctgggccaatcagggccttaggtctctccccggtgcatcccaggatgcaccaggaaggggaaggcccaccattcagagtaagcatccctctggctggcctacAAAGAAGAAGGTACAGGGGGATCCGAGCGGGCTTGGGGGTGTCTGGGTTTTCAGgaagttccagcaggagggactgggcaaccTCCTGCTGCTTATTTTCAGGGGGGAGGAGgtgtttccggcaggagggactgggcaaccctcctgccggtgatcttcgggCAATGGTGGAAGGTGGAAATGGGCACTCCTGCAGCGGTCATTCAGGGGAGggctttgggggttccagcaggaatgACTGGGCATCACTTCTGCTGGCCAACTTTGCGGAGGAcggggttccctgctgcggccgctaaactgattgtggcagggagattcccttgctgcgatcagttcagtggctgcgtctatttgaaatgtttcAGGGGcctattgcagccctagggagacaccttaggccacctaagctcacctaaggccacttctgggtgaaaccacgccaACGCCTAGCCTTGGGGGAGCTTAGGCCTCTCTATGTGTCTCCCTAGGCTTgcgaaaatgcctacaatgtatgCTGCCTGCCTTGGgttgttttggtgtttttttttaacatgcatcccagttggctggttaggcagcagtaggatgcctataatcgggatgccgtttatagaatttgcccattAGGGAGTAATTCAGTATAAGTTACTTAAAATTAGGTGCTGGGATGCTGTGCACCAAGTGCAAATTGTATATTGGCAATTATATGTGCAATTGCCTTgacagaatactagcacttatacCATAGCAGTTGGTGTAAATGCCCATAACTAAATGTTGCCGTTGCATGCGAACCTCAGTATTCAGTAACTAGTGCATAAGTGCTGGGCACACCCCTGACCTAGCCATGCCTCTGTGACATTCATAAACCATCTAGCAGTTATACGCTAAAGGATTTTCATGCTCAGATTATAGAATTCTAAGTGCAGTTTGTTTAACATCTGCTTGTATCATCCTGGACAAATGGATGTTATCCACTCCTACTAGCAAATTGAGGTAGAGAAACTGATCTCCTCCAGTTGAATTACCAATATAGAAGAGAGCTCATTCTCACTGGGGAAAACTCCAGTATTTCAATACCTCCAGGAAATATTAGGTAGTTCAGGCTGGTGCCCCTTGTctgtggtcataagaacataagaattgccgctgctgggtcagaccagtggtccatcgtgcccagcagtccactcatacagcggccctctggccaaagaccagcgccctgagactagccctggtCTAGTTTCTAGCAGTGCCTAACTCCCAGGACTCCCATGGCCCAGACCTAGTGGAGTATGGAGCACAGCTCCGCTGCCCCAAGTTGTTGCCCTCAGGCAATCATTGGTGAAGTGCACGGCCCAGCCCATGGTATCTTGGGAATGCAGGTTCCTATACCTTGCTGCCCTAGCTACTTTTTGGGTTACTCCCTCTTACCCAAAGAGCACTGGCTGGAGCAGGGTCATTACTCCTGTAGATTGACTTATTGGGTTTGCCTGGTTTAGCTTTATTTCCTTGCTTAGAGAATTAGCTAATTATTTTTTAAGAAAAGCTGCTTTTACAACTTCGGGTTCAATTTGTTTGATATTATGCAAATATAACAAAGAAAATTGACGCAGTTTACCAAAACAAAATTAAGTGAAGAAGGGGAGCTGTGTATAACATAAAAACCTTGAGAGATGGATATTAAACACAGACTGAATTACAAAAGGGTtgcaggaaaaagaaaaatttagaattaaaataTGGGTAGGTAAGGTGGAAAATACAAGAACAGGATTTTTAAACAGGTGCTGCCATGCTTCGCAAACCTTCAAAAAAGGAATTAGAGGAAAATTATGCAGTAGAATAAAATCTAAGAATTAGTCTGAAATGCAAAAGAAAAATAGTAAACTTTTAACAAACTCATTAGGCTTCAATCCTGAGGGAGAGGAAGTTCCAAAGTATTGGTCCCATCACACTGAAATATGAACTTCTGATAGTGTTCAGATAAGCCTGATGGAAGGAGCGAACCATCAGGAGATGTTGCTGTGAAGAATGGAGTGTCCTTCAGGATGAATTCCAACAGGTTGGCCTGAAAAGAGGGTAGACCTGAGGATTGAATCTGATGACACAGTATGTTAACTTTCTGAGGGATCCTATAGTCTACTAGGAGTAAGTTTTCAGAGATGTAGTGAGTTTTGTACTCCTTCGCTGCACGCCTCCaagtacctcttcaaatctaagCTGGCATCAgctgtccctctgatgtcacttcctagtcccgCATGATACACTATATAAAAGTAATAAGTCATAACTATCCCAGATACAGTGAATCCAGTCAAAACCTTTGATGCGACACTTGTAAGAAGGTGGTAATTAACTTGAGATGCAGCTGCTTAAaatcaagtaaaaaaaaaccccaacaactcaGTGTGATattagttttgttttttctgttcTGCAGGCCAGCAAGGTTTGTTGCTGCAGACCCAACCAAGAATCACACAAGTGACAAAAATAGGTAAGGGTTCATGTGGTTCTACATACACCTGCAAGGACTTAAAGACAGGTTTAGGTTTTGTTTTCTGATGCTTTAATTTGTCTTCTTGTGTTATGTTCTTTACTCTTCTTCAGCTGTGATCAAGCTACCACTCTTCCTGACCCTAGTGAGACCTCTGAAGCTGAGGTGAGCCAGACTGATTCAGAAGATGACAGTG encodes:
- the EIF1AD gene encoding probable RNA-binding protein EIF1AD, with the protein product MSQATKRKHVVKEVLEDSVTLSEQQQIVQVLGCPGNNLHEVENDEGQRFLVSMPTKFRKNIWIKRGDFLIVDPIKEGEKVKAEISCILYKDHIRYLKKVGLWPARFVAADPTKNHTSDKNSCDQATTLPDPSETSEAEVSQTDSEDDSDLFVNTNRPSYTYLASEEESSEEDGASEEESSEEEKGGQQQRPK